The Podospora bellae-mahoneyi strain CBS 112042 chromosome 7, whole genome shotgun sequence genomic sequence ATCGTGTAGAAGAATTTCCTATGTCACGGGCTGGCCTCGGGAACCATCACATCTTTAAAATCACCACGGCATCGCACCTCGAAGGCAGCGCCTGAATTCGACCTGCGCcggcatcatcaccatcatcatcatcatcatcatcatcatcatcatcatcatcacacgcATATACATATTATCGCGCCGACGGCCAAGCCAGTATCGTTTCTTTCCCTCTTGATCCGGGCACCTCCTGTTCGCAAAGCAACTGTGTTGTTCTTAGTCAACAGGCTTCCCACCCAAAATGTATTCACAGCAAAACGCGGCCATGCCCGCACCCCAAAAACCAGAGACCTTCATGTTGAGCTCGGAAGCCCAGCAAGCTCTCCCACACGATGCTCAGGTAGCTCTGCAGCAAGTTGATAACCGTGAGTGGTGATCCCGGATCAGCGCATCTGTCGCGCCACAAGCACTGACACAGTCTGCAGTTAAATACTTTCTTATTTCTGCGCCAGTTGACTGGCAAGCCGACCAGTACATTCGCCGCTTTCTTCTCCCAACGGGCGAGTACGTCTCCTGCGTTCTCTGGAACAACCTTTTCCACATCTCCGGCACCGATATTGTAAGATGTCTCTCGTTCCGCTTCCAGGCCTTTGGTCGTCCAGTAAAGAACTCCAAGAAGTTTGAGGAAGGTATCTTCTCGGATCTGCGAAATCTCAAGTCGGGAACCGATGCCTCGCTCGAGGAGCCCAAGAGCCCCTTTTTGGACTTTCTCTACAAGAACAACTGCATCAGGACacaaaagaagcaaaaggtcTTTTACTGGTACAGCGTTCCCCACGACAGGCTTTTCCTCGATGCTCTCGAAAGAGACCTCAAGAGGGAAAAGATGGGCCAGGAAgccaccaccgtcgccgTCAGCGAGCCCGCGCTCTCGTTCCAGTACGACTCGTCGCAGTCGCTCTATGAGCAGCTCACCAAGGCTCAGCAGGCCAACTCTTCGTCTTTCAACAACGCCCAGCaagtttctttttctcagTCCCAGTCCACCTCGCCGGTAATGCGTGCCATGGACTCGATGCCACCGCCACAGATGATCCCTCAGTCGATGGCCCCTTTGGCGGATGGGATGGACGCCATGGTCCCGTACGGAGCGATGACGATGGCGCCCTCGATGGCCCCCCAGCCAATGATCAAGCGCGAGCCTGAGTATCCCCGTGCTCAGTACAACCAGAACGGTGTCCCAATTGCCCAGACCCACCAACGGCACGCTTCCATGCCCGCGTACGGTTTGGAGTACTCTCCTGCGCCTTCATTTGTGTCTTCTCACTTTGAGGACTACAGTCAAAGGGGCATCTCCTTCGAGCCATTGACGCCTCCTCAGCAGGCTCTCGGTATTCCCAACGAGCCCGCTTACATTGCCAACGAGGAGACCGGTCTCTACAGCGCTATCCCCGACCACATGAATGTTGGGCTCAACGGTATGATGCAGCTCCCACCATCAAACCTCGCTGGGCCATCGTTCTCTCGCCCGTACGCTGCGAACAACAGCTTCTCTGTGATCGAAGGATCGCCGACATACAAGCAGAGGAGACGGCGTTCATCCATTCCACCATCCCTGTCGGCCACCACTGCTGCGATTGCGACAGCGACCGCTGCCCATCGTCCTTCGGATCTGCGGAGATCCGTCTCTGCGTCCGTCGGTCCCGTTGCTGAGGGTGACGAGTCTGCGGATAACTCCCCACCGGGCTTGACCTACAGCAACTCTGCTatctctctcaacagccaacATCACAGGGAAATGCTCGAAATGTCTCGCCACGGTACTCCCTTGTCGACAGTTGAGGGCAGCCCTGCGCTCAACCCCGTCAACCTTCAGCAAGATTTCTCGCCACTCAACGGTGATGAGCTCGGCCCTCTGAACGAAAGGCCATTGATGCAGGGTGCTCCCGGTGTCGTGCGCAGAGCCCGCTCTGCCACGGTCATGGAGCTCGGCCCCTATCCCCAAAAGTCTCACTCCTGCCCCATTCCCACATGCGGTCGTCTCTTCAAGAGATTAGAGCACCTCAAACGGTAAGACagtgttttttttctcaaCATATCAGCGATGCAAAACCTCCCGTTGCGTTATCTAACCAAACAAACCTTCCAGACACGTGAGAACCCACACACAAGAAAGACCCTACATCTGCCCTTACTGCAGCAAAGCATTCTCCAGATCAGACAACCTAGCACAGTATGCCCCCGTTCTTTCCTTCATgtattttttcctttgtcAGTGGACAAGTgggaagagcagcagcaagttGTGCAAGTGGCATACCGATACATGGAAAGCTGGTCAAAGGACACATTTCACAGCACAAAC encodes the following:
- the MST12 gene encoding Transcription factor mst12 (EggNog:ENOG503NY1K; COG:S) → MYSQQNAAMPAPQKPETFMLSSEAQQALPHDAQVALQQVDNLKYFLISAPVDWQADQYIRRFLLPTGEYVSCVLWNNLFHISGTDIVRCLSFRFQAFGRPVKNSKKFEEGIFSDLRNLKSGTDASLEEPKSPFLDFLYKNNCIRTQKKQKVFYWYSVPHDRLFLDALERDLKREKMGQEATTVAVSEPALSFQYDSSQSLYEQLTKAQQANSSSFNNAQQVSFSQSQSTSPVMRAMDSMPPPQMIPQSMAPLADGMDAMVPYGAMTMAPSMAPQPMIKREPEYPRAQYNQNGVPIAQTHQRHASMPAYGLEYSPAPSFVSSHFEDYSQRGISFEPLTPPQQALGIPNEPAYIANEETGLYSAIPDHMNVGLNGMMQLPPSNLAGPSFSRPYAANNSFSVIEGSPTYKQRRRRSSIPPSLSATTAAIATATAAHRPSDLRRSVSASVGPVAEGDESADNSPPGLTYSNSAISLNSQHHREMLEMSRHGTPLSTVEGSPALNPVNLQQDFSPLNGDELGPLNERPLMQGAPGVVRRARSATVMELGPYPQKSHSCPIPTCGRLFKRLEHLKRHVRTHTQERPYICPYCSKAFSRSDNLAQHKRTHDRGDGVDGNFSLSGEEEEQYSGEDQLESLDDASPTSENGYVAGSLDSALHNHQNQNGMPPSNGPNMHQAPQQYNSLQTLSMPMTISHPQAINAGGMM